The window TGTTAAAAATATTTATATCAAACTGGATGTAAATTCAAAATCAGACGCGATTAAAACGGCGAAAGAAAAGCGGTTTATTTAATCAATAACACATTTTCGGTAAAAAATAATGCTAAAATCACCCTTTTTGGGTGATCCTTTCGGTCCAATTTCAGTTTAATTTTACATCATACAATTAAACAAGGTAATGGGCCAATCTGCAAAATCTTTTTATGTGCAAGTTAAGCAACTAAACGATGCAGAAAGCTACTATGCCAATTGTTTAGGAATGCTTACCGAGGCCACCATGATTTCTGCAAAGGAAAAAGGGCTGCTGGTAAAAGTCGATCAGGATACCCATCTCTTTCTTTCGGAAGAAAAACACCAAAATCAGACACGTAAAATAGTATTAAGCAGTGATGATTGCCTGGAAGATTATTGCAGGCTAAAATCGCGCGGTGTGGTGTTTAAAAAAGCACCGGCTTATCTGAGCGAAGGTTTAAGTGTCGAGTTTTCTGATCCGTATGGTAACGAATTTACCATTTTGGAGCAACGTAACTACAATGAGGATTAAGCCATGAGATACGTAAAAGAATTAAGCAACAGGAACAAGATTGTAAGTGAAAGCACTTGCGAAGCCTTGTACGAACAGCAAAACGATGCGTACACCATTAAATTTGTTTTTAGCGGTGCCGAAACCTGCGAAATCAATAAACGTAAATTCAATATTTACCCCGATACTTTTGCTGTGGTTAATGCAGGAAGCAATTTTAGCAGCAAAATAGATTCTATTAGTCCGGTAAATACATTTGCCGTTTCTTTTGGTGAAAATTTTATAACGGATTTTCACCGTAGCTTTTCTTGCAGCGATGAAAACCTGTTGGATGGAAAGGATACCAGCCAAATGCCGGAGTTTATGGAGTCTTTATATCCTTTTATGGGCGATATGCGCTTCAATGTACTGCATCTTAAAAGCCAGCTGGATAAAGGTTTAAAAGATGAAATGCTCATTAATGAGTATCTATATCACTGCCTTTTAAATTATTATAAAATTTACGATAAAGAGGTTATCCAAAAATTAGACAAGCTAAGCTTTATTAAAACAAAGACAAGACAAGAGGTTTTAAAAAGGTTAACACTTGCCAAAGAATATATCAGCAGCAATTATAACCAGAACATTACACTGGAGCAAATTGCAGAACAGGCCTGTTTATCAGTTAACCATTTATTGCGCACTTTTAAAGAAGCGTATGAAATTAGCCCATATCAGTTTTTAATGCAGCTGAGGCTAAACCGCGCTAAAAAACTATTACAAACCACTTCTTATTCTCTGAATGAAATTGTGGGTTTGGTTGGGTTCGAATGCCCAAGTTCATTCATCAGGTTATTTAAACATACATTCAATATCACTCCTTTAAAGTATAAAAAGAGTAGGTTGAATTAAAATACAAATAGTGATATCTGCATATTTTGTATATACAGATGAAACTATTTTTGAAGCTCTTGCAGGACAATTTGTAGAAGTTTTTTCCTGTTTAGGTTAATAATGATTAAAAAAGCAAACTGCCAGGATTGGAGTTTGCTTTTTTGCATTTATCACGCTATAAAAAAGGCTAAAATGGTGATTTTCACACATTTTCGGATTCCTCAAGTGCCTACATTGTTCATTGATTTGGTTTCGTGCATCTCTGCCATAAACTGAAGAACTAATTAATTACTAACTATTTATTTCCTAACATGAAACAAAAATTACTATTGATTTTAATGGTGACGGTTTTGTCTTATTTTAATGCCCTTGCGCAAAATAAGACCATAACCGGCAAGGTGGTTGATGCAGACGATGGCTTGCCATTGCCAGGCGTATCGATAAAAATAAAAGGAACGACCCAGGTAACCCAAACCACAGGCCAGGGTACTTTCTCCATGTCTGCGCCGCAAAATGCACAAGCTTTAATTCTAAGCTACGTTGGTTACACCGAACAAGAGGTTAAAATAACAGGCGAAACCTTAACTATTCGCTTGGCCTCATCGAGTAAAAACCTGCAGGATGTAATTGTCGTAGCCTATGGTACAAGTAAAAAGGAAGCCATTACAGGCTCCGTTGCAACTATGAGCGCTAAACAGCTCGACAATCGGATTATCACTAATGTTACCAATGTACTGGCAGGCGTTGCACCAGGTGTGGTAACCACTTCAGGAAACGGACAGCCAGGGAGCAGTTCAGCCATCCGTATTCGTGGTTTTGGTTCCATTTCGGCATCTAATAGTCCGCTTTTTGTATTGGATGGTTCGGTATACGACGGTGAGTTGGGCGACATTAATGCCAACGATATTGAAAGCATTTCATTATTGAAAGATGCATCTTCGTCGGCACTTTACGGTTCGAGGGCTGCCAACGGTGTAGTAATCATTACCACAAAAAAAGGTAAATCGACTACCCCAACATTAAATGCTACCTATAGCCAGGGTTTTTCTAAAAGAGGTATTCCTGAGTATGATAGAATTGGTGCTTTAGACTATTATCCATTAATGTGGCAGGCCCTAAAAAACAGTTTGGTATACCCTTCAAGCGGAACCGGAATAAGTGAATCGGCCGCGGCAACACAAGCTACCAATACCATACAAGGACAATTGGTTTACAATCCTTTTAATGTACCAAACAATCAAATTGTAGGTGTAGACGGAAAGTTAAACCCTAATGCACAGCTGCTTTACAGCGACTTCGACTGGTATAAGCAGGCCTCACGAGTTGGTAAAAGAACCGAATTCAATGTTAACTCAAGCGCTAAAGGAGAAAAAACAGACTATTATTTCTCGATGAATTACTTGAAAGATAATGGTTATTTGATTAAAACAGATTTTGAAAGATTTAATGCACGGATTAACGCAAACACCCAGTTAAGACCGTGGTTAAAAACAGGGATAAATCTTGCCGGTAGTTTATCGAACGGAAACCTTGCACAAGATGCATCAACAGGTAGCGCAACTGCATTTGTTAATGTTTTCAACTTTGCCCGTGGTATTGGGCCTATTTATCCTGTACACGCATATGATGCAAGTGGCAATCCCATTTTAACGACCACTGGAGAACAATGGTACGACTATGGAGGACATCCGGGAGCTGTTAACAGGCCGCAAGGTGCATCAGCTGGCAGGAACGTAATTTATGAAACGATGCTGAATGATGTACTAAGCCGTAGGCTCGCATTAAATGGCAGGGCATACGCTGAAATTAAATTTCTAAAAGATTTTACTTTTAAGCCTACTATCAGTATTGATTTTATTAATGCTTACAGTACCGAGTATAGAAATTCGATTGTTGGAGATGGAAGCACCGTTGGTGGTTCATCTACTAAACGGAGTACACCAACACAGAGTTATACATTCAACCAGGTTTTATCTTACAGCAAAACATTTGGCAAACATAGCGTAAATGCTTTGGTGGGACATGAAAATTATGATTACGACTGGCGCAGATTAAGTGCAACCAAACAGAGCCAAATTTTAGATGGTAATACTGAGTTTCCAAATTTTGTGACCCCAAGCGATGCCGGTGGTTATAAAGATACTTATCGGGTAGAATCTTATTTTGGTAAAGCAGGCTACAGTTATATGGATAAATACTTTGTTGATGCCTCGATCCGTCGCGATGGAACCTCACGTTTATCAAAACAATCAAGGTGGGGAACGTTCTTCTCTGCAGGAGCATCGTGGGCTATCAATAAAGAAGACTTCATGAACGAAGTGAAGTGGATTAACGATTTGCGTTTAAAAGCTTCATACGGCGAAGTAGGTAACGATAATTTAATTGATGCTACCCTTGTTGAACACAACAGCCTTTATTACAATTACCAGGCCTTTTACGAGTTGGGATGGAATAATGGTAGTGAGCCAGGTTTACTATTGGCAACAGCTGCGACACCAGATTTGAAATGGGAATCGGTAAATACATTTAACACAGGTATAGCCTTTAGCTTGTTCAATAATAGATTGAAAGGTGAGATAGAGTATTTTAAACGTGGCTCATCAAACCTACTGTTTGCAGTGCCGCAACCATTATCAGATCCCATTACTTCTATTCGCCGTAATATTGGCTCAATGTACAATACTGGAATCGATTTACAGCTAAGCGGAGATATCTTAAGATCAGAAAATTTCAACTGGAATTTATTGAGTAACTGGTCGTGGTTAAAAAACAAAATAACCAAAATGCCGGCTGAAACGCCTACTGTAACCAGTGGTACAAAAAGGCTTGAGGTGGGAAGAGATATTTATGCTTACTACCTGCGCCAGTGGGCAGGGGTAGACCCTACAGATGGTTCTGCCTTATTTGAACCGAACGCAGGTGTTACAACGGATCTCCGTACCGTTAACGGACGTGTTTTAACAACCAATATCAATAATGCGCGTTCTGATTACTCGGGATCAGCAATTCCTGATTTATATGGATCGGTAACCAACACTTTTAACTATAAAAACTTTGGGCTATCGTTCTTAATCAGTTACCAGATTGGAGGCAAATTCTACGATTCAAATTATCAGTCGTTAATGTCTACCACCTATGGTTCAGCTTTACATACTGATGTGTTAAACTCATGGATGACACCAGGCCAGGTTACCGATATCCCACGTTTGGATATTGGCCGCTCTACCCAGTTTAACGGTACTTCAAGCCGCTGGTTAATAGATGCCTCTTATATTGCTTTCCGTAATGTAAACTTATCATATACTTTGCCGCAACGTTGGATTAAAGGCGCAACATTGAGCAGTGTTAGGGTTTTTGCCGCAGGCGAAAATCTTGGTTTAATATCTAAGCGAAAAGGAATGGATCCAACTGAGTCGTTTACAGGCGTAAATACAACTAATTATGTGCCTTCGCGGATGATTAGCTTCGGAATCAATGTTTCACTTTAATTGTTACTATCATGAAATATAAAAAATATTTACTTTTTGCAGGATTGACTCTGTTAAGCATTACCGCCTGCAAAAAAGACTATCTCGATACAAAACCGACCGATCAGGTTGATAATTCGGCGCTGTTTACCTCTGCTGCAAATGCAAAAAATGCTTTAAACGGTGTTTACAGGTACATGTTTGAGCGTTCTACCACTGTGCCAGATAATGCTCAGCAAAATAAGCCTGGTGTAGGTGGTATTATGTTGTACATGGATTTTATGGGCGAAGATATCGGTATCTCTTCTTCAAACTGGTATACTTCTGATGGGGGATCGTGGATTAGTCCGCGCACCGATAACAGTACCATGTTAACGTATATGTACCGAACATATTACCGTATTATCGGAAATGTGAATTACATCATCGACAATATTGATCAGGCCTCAGGTGCAGCTGTTGATAAAAACACCGTGAAAGCTGAAGCGCTAACTTTAAGAGCCTATGCCTATTTTGGTTTGGTACAGCTATTTGGTAAAAGATATGATGCCAATGCCAAACCAAATAACCAGTTAGGCGTGCCGCTTTTATTGGCCTCAACCGATACCAATAAGCCTCGCGAAAGTGTAGAAACGGTTTATTCAGCTATTGTTAAGGATTTGGAAACAGCCATTTCGCTTAATGCTGTGGCTTCTAATAAAAGCCATGCAGGTGTTACCGTTGCTAAAGGGGTTAGAGCTAGGGTCGCTTTAGTAATGCAAGATTATCCAAATGCAATTAAATAT is drawn from Pedobacter sp. HDW13 and contains these coding sequences:
- a CDS encoding VOC family protein; translated protein: MGQSAKSFYVQVKQLNDAESYYANCLGMLTEATMISAKEKGLLVKVDQDTHLFLSEEKHQNQTRKIVLSSDDCLEDYCRLKSRGVVFKKAPAYLSEGLSVEFSDPYGNEFTILEQRNYNED
- a CDS encoding helix-turn-helix transcriptional regulator gives rise to the protein MRYVKELSNRNKIVSESTCEALYEQQNDAYTIKFVFSGAETCEINKRKFNIYPDTFAVVNAGSNFSSKIDSISPVNTFAVSFGENFITDFHRSFSCSDENLLDGKDTSQMPEFMESLYPFMGDMRFNVLHLKSQLDKGLKDEMLINEYLYHCLLNYYKIYDKEVIQKLDKLSFIKTKTRQEVLKRLTLAKEYISSNYNQNITLEQIAEQACLSVNHLLRTFKEAYEISPYQFLMQLRLNRAKKLLQTTSYSLNEIVGLVGFECPSSFIRLFKHTFNITPLKYKKSRLN
- a CDS encoding SusC/RagA family TonB-linked outer membrane protein, with the protein product MKQKLLLILMVTVLSYFNALAQNKTITGKVVDADDGLPLPGVSIKIKGTTQVTQTTGQGTFSMSAPQNAQALILSYVGYTEQEVKITGETLTIRLASSSKNLQDVIVVAYGTSKKEAITGSVATMSAKQLDNRIITNVTNVLAGVAPGVVTTSGNGQPGSSSAIRIRGFGSISASNSPLFVLDGSVYDGELGDINANDIESISLLKDASSSALYGSRAANGVVIITTKKGKSTTPTLNATYSQGFSKRGIPEYDRIGALDYYPLMWQALKNSLVYPSSGTGISESAAATQATNTIQGQLVYNPFNVPNNQIVGVDGKLNPNAQLLYSDFDWYKQASRVGKRTEFNVNSSAKGEKTDYYFSMNYLKDNGYLIKTDFERFNARINANTQLRPWLKTGINLAGSLSNGNLAQDASTGSATAFVNVFNFARGIGPIYPVHAYDASGNPILTTTGEQWYDYGGHPGAVNRPQGASAGRNVIYETMLNDVLSRRLALNGRAYAEIKFLKDFTFKPTISIDFINAYSTEYRNSIVGDGSTVGGSSTKRSTPTQSYTFNQVLSYSKTFGKHSVNALVGHENYDYDWRRLSATKQSQILDGNTEFPNFVTPSDAGGYKDTYRVESYFGKAGYSYMDKYFVDASIRRDGTSRLSKQSRWGTFFSAGASWAINKEDFMNEVKWINDLRLKASYGEVGNDNLIDATLVEHNSLYYNYQAFYELGWNNGSEPGLLLATAATPDLKWESVNTFNTGIAFSLFNNRLKGEIEYFKRGSSNLLFAVPQPLSDPITSIRRNIGSMYNTGIDLQLSGDILRSENFNWNLLSNWSWLKNKITKMPAETPTVTSGTKRLEVGRDIYAYYLRQWAGVDPTDGSALFEPNAGVTTDLRTVNGRVLTTNINNARSDYSGSAIPDLYGSVTNTFNYKNFGLSFLISYQIGGKFYDSNYQSLMSTTYGSALHTDVLNSWMTPGQVTDIPRLDIGRSTQFNGTSSRWLIDASYIAFRNVNLSYTLPQRWIKGATLSSVRVFAAGENLGLISKRKGMDPTESFTGVNTTNYVPSRMISFGINVSL
- a CDS encoding RagB/SusD family nutrient uptake outer membrane protein; this translates as MKYKKYLLFAGLTLLSITACKKDYLDTKPTDQVDNSALFTSAANAKNALNGVYRYMFERSTTVPDNAQQNKPGVGGIMLYMDFMGEDIGISSSNWYTSDGGSWISPRTDNSTMLTYMYRTYYRIIGNVNYIIDNIDQASGAAVDKNTVKAEALTLRAYAYFGLVQLFGKRYDANAKPNNQLGVPLLLASTDTNKPRESVETVYSAIVKDLETAISLNAVASNKSHAGVTVAKGVRARVALVMQDYPNAIKYAKDIVDANQYPLLSVTDYQAGFNNATLGEFIWASMPTLDQGDTFGSYFAQIAYNANTSFMRGNPKRINSALYNQISATDVRKKMWEPAPTTANFPLPATNFARQPYMSRKFSVKEVGGPSLGDVPLMRTSEMYLILAEAYAKTMGSEALARTVLLNLVKQRDPAAVISANTGQALVDEILFNRRVELWGEGHRWLDLKRLNLPLDRTVVPNYVSASVAGTLSIPAGDVKWQFLIPRAEMEANSGLAGQQNP